In the genome of Burkholderia sp. PAMC 26561, the window GCTTTTGCCGGATCGGCCTGCCCGTTCCACCAGTCGTGGGTGAGCTGCGTTTCGATATAACCCGGCGCAATCGCATTCACCCGAACCTGCCGCCCCGCGTATTCAATACCCAACGCCCGCGTCAACCCGATCACGCCGTGCTTCGCCACCGGATACGGAAAGCAGCCCGGGATGATCTTGAACGAATGCGTGGACGCAATATTCACGATGCTGCCGCGCCCGCGTTCCACCATGCCCGGCAATACGGCGCGACAACCGTTCCAGACGCCATCGAGATCGACGGCGAAGCAGCGGCGCCAGTCGTCGTCGGTCATGGTCAGCGGATCGCAGAACACGTTGATGCCGGCGTTGTTCACGAGCACATCGACGGGACCGAATTTCGCTTCAGCTTCCTTGACCGCGTTTTGCACCGACGC includes:
- a CDS encoding SDR family oxidoreductase; this encodes MNRLAGKVAMITGAGRGIGAAIAAAFVREGAAVVLAELDMGLARETAQRIGSAENLLANVLAVQTDVTQSASVQNAVKEAEAKFGPVDVLVNNAGINVFCDPLTMTDDDWRRCFAVDLDGVWNGCRAVLPGMVERGRGSIVNIASTHSFKIIPGCFPYPVAKHGVIGLTRALGIEYAGRQVRVNAIAPGYIETQLTHDWWNGQADPAKAKQATLDLQPMKRIGQPEEVAMTAVFLASDEAPFINASCITVDGGRSALYHD